In Bradyrhizobium guangdongense, the sequence ATTTCCGAGCTCCGGCGACCGGATAAAGCCGATGGCAATGTCGTTGCCTGGGCCAATGCAATTCCTGCTACGAATTTCTTCATATCCGTTATCTCGGTTCTCGAGATCGAACTTGGCGCGCGCCTGATCCAGCGCAAGGACGCGGCACAAGGTGCCATCCTGCGCAAGTGGATCGACGCTCAAGTGCTGGTTCGCTTCGAGGGCCGGATACTGGCCATCGACATGGCCGTGGCACAGCGCTGCGCGCAACTTCACGTTCCCAATCCGCTGGCTGAACGCGACGCTCTCATCGCGGCAACAGCGCTTGTTCACGGCCTCACGGTTGTCACGCGCAATGTGGAGGATTTCGAACCGACGGGCGTGCCGCTGCTCAACCCGTGGGACGGCGTCTAGCCTTTTAGCGCAGCCGCACCACCGGTGCTGCATCTGGCGCGGCATCCTGCGCCTCGGCCTGGGTCTCGTCGACGTCAGCGCCCTTCGGCATCGCCTCCACCACTTCAATGCCCTTGCTGTGGCAGATGGTGGCGAGGCGCTCTGGCAGCTCCTGATCGGTCACGAAGGTCTGGATCTGCGTCATATGCGCGATGCGGACCGGCGCGCTACGGCGAAGCTTCGTGGAATCGGCGACCAGCATGACGCTGCGGGCATTGGCGATGATGGCCTGCGCCAC encodes:
- a CDS encoding type II toxin-antitoxin system VapC family toxin; its protein translation is MFLLDTKVISELRRPDKADGNVVAWANAIPATNFFISVISVLEIELGARLIQRKDAAQGAILRKWIDAQVLVRFEGRILAIDMAVAQRCAQLHVPNPLAERDALIAATALVHGLTVVTRNVEDFEPTGVPLLNPWDGV